The Terriglobales bacterium genome has a window encoding:
- a CDS encoding carboxypeptidase-like regulatory domain-containing protein, with the protein MARRLTIAVFLAALVVLTSAPSSAQAVYGSIFGTVTDPSGAAVPNAKVTVVNERKGTTDEATTNDTGNYSVTHLIPDIYSVRFEAQGFKTLEQKNVTVSADTGSRLDGQFSLGATTEAVEVSAEAPQLKTDRADVATTYNEQYVENLPILNRNFTTFELLSPGTQKLVGWNHASTENPQGSQQIFVNGQHFSGTGYELDGTDNQDPILGIIVINPNLDAITETKMTLSNFDAEFGKAVAGIVTVQTKSGSNSFHGEGF; encoded by the coding sequence ATGGCCAGACGATTGACGATCGCAGTTTTTTTGGCGGCGCTGGTAGTGCTGACTTCTGCGCCCTCTTCCGCACAGGCTGTTTATGGGAGCATCTTCGGCACCGTCACTGATCCTTCGGGTGCGGCAGTACCGAACGCCAAGGTTACGGTAGTTAACGAACGCAAGGGAACCACTGACGAAGCCACTACCAACGATACCGGCAACTACTCGGTGACCCACTTGATTCCTGACATCTACTCCGTTCGTTTTGAGGCTCAGGGGTTCAAGACGCTCGAGCAGAAGAATGTCACGGTGTCGGCCGACACCGGTTCTCGCTTAGATGGCCAATTTTCTTTAGGTGCAACCACCGAGGCGGTGGAGGTCAGCGCGGAAGCGCCGCAGTTGAAGACCGATCGCGCCGACGTGGCCACCACATACAACGAGCAGTATGTCGAAAATCTCCCGATCTTGAACCGCAACTTTACGACCTTCGAGTTACTGTCTCCCGGCACGCAGAAGCTGGTCGGCTGGAATCATGCCTCCACGGAAAACCCACAGGGCAGCCAACAGATTTTCGTGAACGGGCAGCACTTCAGCGGCACAGGCTACGAACTGGACGGCACCGACAACCAGGATCCAATCCTCGGGATTATCGTTATCAACCCCAACCTGGATGCCATCACCGAGACCAAAATGACGCTGTCGAACTTCGACGCGGAGTTTGGCAAGGCGGTGGCTGGGATCGTCACCGTACAGACGAAGTCGGGCAGCAACAGCTTCCACGGCGAAGGTTTCTG